A stretch of the Candidatus Bathyarchaeota archaeon genome encodes the following:
- a CDS encoding glycosyltransferase, which produces MFTIIIPVAKEGQGLYGRIQMLNDTLTSASINGFEIMLVTDFAHSPTIDAMKKIAKQGLANCFLLTKRIGKGGSIKNVLPYAKGDAIVLLDADMPIDARTLYKALATATRERLDLLIANRVYRAHGLLRRVLSTSYNSVCRLLFRTGLKDHQAGFKVLSRRAASILASLVRTDGLLYDTELIVWAKKFKLRRQAMNVVWKEEERESTIMPLRALLTMLTDMFLLRLLIAGIKYVALQRLNVGEIIDLASMRTVGKEYITVIRASGLKKQILNMLRRLYITVAFRGKQ; this is translated from the coding sequence TTGTTCACAATAATAATCCCTGTAGCTAAGGAAGGGCAGGGTCTCTATGGTAGGATCCAAATGTTAAATGATACGTTAACATCAGCATCTATAAATGGTTTTGAAATAATGTTAGTAACGGATTTTGCTCATTCTCCAACTATCGATGCGATGAAGAAAATTGCAAAACAAGGCCTTGCTAACTGCTTCCTTCTCACTAAAAGGATTGGAAAAGGAGGGTCAATAAAGAACGTTTTACCTTACGCTAAGGGGGATGCGATTGTTCTTTTGGATGCAGATATGCCAATTGATGCCAGGACACTATATAAAGCTTTAGCAACTGCTACAAGGGAGAGGTTGGACTTATTGATAGCCAATAGAGTATATCGCGCGCATGGCTTATTAAGGCGTGTGCTCTCTACATCCTATAATAGCGTTTGCAGGCTCCTCTTTAGAACAGGGTTAAAAGACCATCAAGCTGGATTTAAGGTATTAAGCAGGCGAGCAGCTTCAATACTAGCGTCCCTTGTAAGGACGGATGGATTGTTATACGATACTGAGCTTATTGTGTGGGCGAAGAAGTTTAAGCTGCGAAGACAAGCGATGAACGTGGTTTGGAAGGAGGAAGAGCGGGAATCGACGATAATGCCTTTAAGGGCGCTCTTAACGATGTTGACGGATATGTTTTTGTTAAGGTTGCTTATTGCAGGCATAAAATATGTGGCTCTACAGCGATTAAATGTGGGTGAAATAATAGATTTAGCTAGTATGAGGACGGTGGGCAAAGAGTACATAACTGTGATAAGAGCTTCAGGGCTTAAAAAACAGATTTTAAACATGTTAAGGAGGCTTTACATTACAGTGGCTTTTAGGGGTAAGCAATGA
- a CDS encoding glycosyltransferase family 4 protein, producing the protein MRILWINHRCPKHPQAGGAENHILEVGRRLVQKGHEITLLTECFPGSKKNEVIDGIMVKRKGGKYGIHLYAPYFVKRYSAIYDIVIDDVAHAVPFFSYKFARKPVVALVHHVHQKVVEKELRMPLRQIVKWAERRLKNYERIIAVSNTTREMLINMLKVKPERIKVIYHGVDHEKFKPGDKFKVPTILWMGRIKKYKNLDHVIKAFSIVKHSIKDAKLIVVGSGDAKWLVNDMRIFDVTFMGHVSEEEKIRLLQGTWAIVYASDMEGWGMCVLEANACGTPTVAYNSGALKETVINGETGFLTEYGNIEGLAEKMKVILSDHGVRERLSRNALIHSQNFNWEKTTSETEEFLIEIAEE; encoded by the coding sequence ATGAGGATTCTTTGGATAAACCATAGATGCCCTAAGCATCCTCAAGCTGGAGGAGCGGAAAACCACATTCTAGAGGTGGGCAGAAGGCTTGTGCAAAAAGGCCATGAAATAACGCTGCTGACTGAATGCTTTCCAGGCTCTAAAAAGAATGAGGTAATCGATGGAATTATGGTTAAAAGGAAAGGGGGAAAATATGGCATACACTTATATGCGCCTTATTTTGTGAAGCGTTACTCAGCAATATATGATATTGTAATAGATGATGTGGCTCACGCTGTTCCATTCTTCTCGTATAAATTCGCTAGGAAGCCTGTTGTCGCTTTGGTTCACCATGTCCATCAAAAGGTTGTTGAAAAAGAGTTGCGCATGCCTTTAAGACAGATTGTAAAATGGGCTGAAAGAAGATTGAAAAATTATGAGAGGATCATAGCGGTATCGAACACCACTAGAGAAATGCTTATTAATATGCTTAAGGTGAAACCTGAAAGGATAAAAGTCATTTATCATGGAGTTGACCATGAAAAGTTTAAGCCTGGCGATAAATTTAAGGTTCCAACGATCCTATGGATGGGTCGAATCAAGAAATATAAAAACTTGGATCACGTAATAAAGGCTTTTAGCATAGTTAAACATTCAATTAAGGATGCCAAGCTTATAGTAGTAGGTTCAGGAGATGCGAAATGGCTTGTGAATGACATGAGAATATTTGATGTAACTTTTATGGGACATGTGAGCGAAGAGGAGAAGATAAGGTTGCTTCAAGGTACATGGGCAATCGTTTACGCATCGGATATGGAAGGGTGGGGAATGTGTGTATTGGAGGCGAATGCCTGTGGCACACCAACAGTGGCTTACAACTCGGGCGCCTTAAAAGAGACTGTAATTAACGGAGAGACAGGGTTTCTGACGGAGTATGGCAATATTGAAGGATTAGCTGAAAAAATGAAGGTGATACTAAGCGATCATGGAGTAAGGGAGAGATTGTCAAGAAACGCGTTAATTCACTCGCAGAATTTCAACTGGGAGAAAACAACGTCGGAAACTGAGGAGTTTTTAATTGAGATTGCAGAGGAGTAG
- a CDS encoding glycosyltransferase family 2 protein codes for MKDNPLVSIVIPTYNSERTIDVCLKSLRKQSYPNIEIIVIDNYSKDRTREVAEKLGAKVLQLDAERAEAKNFGLKKAGGKYVCFIDSDMELTKNVIEECVNLIESDEKLGGIIIPERSVGGSFWVKVRDFERSFYAGTEIESARFFRKDLVERVNGFDGEIVAFEESTLPQKIEKLGYNVKARISAEILHHEENFSLWKWLKKKFYYVKSASKYKEKFGEYANKQMNIFYRFLIFLKNKRFYSKPLLAVGVVVLKILEYFSAGIGFLVSKVTKCRDV; via the coding sequence ATGAAGGATAACCCTTTAGTTTCGATAGTAATCCCAACTTATAATTCAGAGAGAACTATTGATGTTTGTTTGAAGTCTCTTAGGAAGCAAAGTTACCCGAACATTGAAATTATTGTAATAGATAACTATTCAAAGGATAGAACAAGAGAAGTTGCTGAGAAGTTGGGGGCAAAAGTTCTCCAGTTAGATGCTGAACGAGCTGAGGCAAAAAACTTTGGTCTCAAGAAAGCTGGGGGCAAGTATGTTTGCTTCATTGACTCCGATATGGAATTAACCAAAAACGTAATAGAAGAATGTGTTAATTTGATTGAAAGTGATGAAAAATTAGGTGGAATAATTATTCCTGAAAGGTCTGTTGGCGGGTCATTTTGGGTAAAAGTTAGAGATTTTGAGAGAAGCTTTTACGCTGGGACAGAAATAGAGTCCGCAAGATTTTTCAGGAAGGACTTAGTTGAGAGGGTTAATGGTTTTGATGGTGAGATAGTTGCCTTTGAAGAGTCTACTTTACCACAAAAGATAGAAAAACTGGGTTATAATGTTAAGGCAAGAATAAGTGCCGAAATTTTGCATCATGAAGAGAATTTCTCTCTTTGGAAATGGCTGAAGAAGAAGTTTTACTATGTAAAAAGCGCTTCAAAATACAAAGAAAAATTTGGTGAATATGCCAATAAACAAATGAACATTTTTTACAGATTTTTAATCTTCCTGAAAAATAAACGATTTTACTCCAAGCCATTGCTTGCAGTAGGAGTAGTTGTTTTAAAAATCTTAGAATATTTCTCAGCAGGAATAGGATTTTTGGTAAGTAAAGTGACGAAATGCCGTGACGTTTGA
- a CDS encoding DUF362 domain-containing protein: protein MGGQFFPKIKIPRILNEADLFISVPKLKIHPLTGLSCALKNQFGCIPFKRKIIFHKNIHEIIAFINKSITPDLVLVDGIICKGRTPIRLNLLMASHDPVAIDFIAAKIAGLNPLKIEYIVKSEGLGVGSTNVKCTGDEWKNFATIFTKKSFIYNLSLKLLISLYNLYLRLFTVEGKKL, encoded by the coding sequence ATGGGGGGACAATTTTTTCCTAAAATTAAAATACCAAGAATATTGAATGAGGCTGACCTCTTCATATCTGTGCCAAAGCTTAAAATTCATCCACTCACAGGGCTATCATGCGCTTTGAAGAATCAATTTGGATGTATTCCATTTAAAAGAAAAATAATTTTCCACAAAAACATCCACGAGATAATAGCATTTATCAACAAAAGCATCACTCCAGATTTAGTATTAGTCGATGGAATTATTTGTAAAGGAAGGACTCCTATACGTTTGAATCTCTTAATGGCAAGTCATGACCCCGTAGCTATTGACTTCATTGCCGCAAAAATTGCAGGGCTTAATCCATTAAAGATTGAATATATAGTGAAATCTGAAGGTTTGGGTGTTGGTTCAACAAATGTCAAGTGTACAGGTGATGAGTGGAAGAATTTTGCTACAATCTTTACTAAGAAGAGTTTTATTTATAATTTGTCTTTGAAACTACTCATAAGCCTCTATAACTTATATCTTCGCTTATTCACCGTGGAAGGAAAGAAGCTTTAG
- a CDS encoding Gfo/Idh/MocA family oxidoreductase, giving the protein MMRKIRVGIVGLGHMGLIHLANCLRLKEYCNVAAVADISRAALSDIRGLGIKSYSSYLEMVEKEKVDAIIISLPNYLHKDACLLAAEEGCDIFLEKPLAMDINKGREIVNSVKKSGIKLMMGMCQRFIKGIKELKKVVNEGVLGHIIFASTLLYMLAHSGVGVKLQNGGLM; this is encoded by the coding sequence ATGATGAGAAAAATAAGAGTAGGCATAGTAGGCTTAGGTCATATGGGTCTGATACATTTGGCAAATTGTCTTAGGTTAAAGGAGTATTGCAATGTAGCAGCAGTCGCAGACATTTCAAGGGCGGCGTTATCTGATATACGTGGGTTGGGAATTAAATCTTACTCAAGTTATCTGGAAATGGTTGAGAAAGAAAAGGTAGATGCAATTATAATATCTCTTCCAAACTATCTTCATAAAGATGCTTGCCTTCTGGCTGCAGAGGAAGGTTGTGATATTTTCTTAGAGAAGCCACTAGCGATGGATATTAACAAAGGCAGAGAGATTGTCAACTCGGTAAAGAAATCAGGTATAAAACTAATGATGGGAATGTGTCAAAGATTCATAAAAGGTATTAAAGAACTAAAAAAGGTAGTGAATGAGGGGGTGCTTGGACATATAATCTTTGCATCAACTTTATTATATATGCTAGCCCATTCTGGAGTGGGGGTAAAGTTGCAGAATGGTGGTTTGATGTAA
- a CDS encoding polysaccharide pyruvyl transferase family protein — MIVGYYGYGNLGDEAILEVLIKDIKEVNSQIQIVVPSIKPENIKERHEVHPIQLISWNMIRSIIKADLIIIGGGGLFSSDSGFFTYFVPLLAILGKILRKKVSYYAIGIYSTTPPLLLKLTKFSLKFADVISVRDTASLKVIRNELKRKILLVPDPALRLPFIGREIALKILQRNGIDTNKFLIGLSLRSMNEEIDDKLAKEVAKTVNWILDALDAIVIFYTFCPQSDYTIDDREIAKAIKKMIKHQDRFKILEYYPPSVTKGLIGVMDYFIGMRLHSMIFAHSMNVPFIGIIYEEKCKSFLRMFAKTQSRVYLSNIKQLQNIVKSDVLRIMREGTLNKASKFSRLKVRE; from the coding sequence ATGATAGTAGGATATTATGGTTATGGCAATTTAGGAGATGAAGCTATCCTTGAAGTGTTGATCAAAGATATTAAGGAGGTAAACTCTCAAATTCAAATTGTAGTGCCTTCTATAAAGCCTGAAAACATTAAGGAACGCCATGAAGTGCACCCTATACAGTTAATAAGTTGGAACATGATAAGGTCAATTATAAAAGCTGACCTCATCATAATAGGTGGCGGGGGCTTATTTTCCAGCGATTCAGGCTTTTTTACATATTTCGTACCATTACTAGCTATTCTTGGAAAGATTCTCAGGAAGAAAGTCAGTTACTATGCTATTGGTATATATAGCACTACTCCCCCCCTCCTGCTCAAGCTTACAAAGTTTTCTCTGAAATTTGCTGATGTGATAAGCGTAAGAGACACTGCTTCTCTGAAAGTAATTCGAAATGAGTTAAAAAGGAAGATTCTGTTAGTTCCTGATCCAGCATTGAGGCTACCGTTCATAGGTAGGGAAATAGCCTTAAAAATTCTTCAAAGAAATGGAATAGACACCAACAAATTCCTGATCGGTTTATCCCTAAGATCAATGAATGAAGAGATCGATGATAAACTTGCGAAGGAAGTTGCAAAGACAGTTAATTGGATACTGGATGCTTTGGATGCCATAGTCATATTCTATACATTCTGTCCTCAATCTGATTATACTATTGATGATAGGGAAATTGCGAAGGCAATTAAAAAGATGATAAAACACCAGGATAGATTTAAAATATTAGAGTACTATCCACCTAGTGTTACGAAAGGTCTCATTGGAGTAATGGATTACTTTATAGGGATGAGGTTGCACTCTATGATTTTCGCGCACTCCATGAACGTTCCTTTTATCGGGATAATATATGAAGAAAAATGTAAGTCTTTCTTAAGAATGTTTGCTAAAACACAATCTCGCGTATACCTTTCAAATATTAAACAATTACAAAACATAGTTAAGAGTGATGTGCTCAGAATCATGAGGGAAGGGACATTAAATAAGGCATCTAAATTTTCGAGGCTCAAGGTCAGAGAATGA